One Panicum virgatum strain AP13 chromosome 9K, P.virgatum_v5, whole genome shotgun sequence genomic region harbors:
- the LOC120648834 gene encoding LOB domain-containing protein 1-like encodes MDYGSGSTGTGNTMAPPPQQYSSCSSVSPPSRVSSCSPPPAPHAAQVVVGNAPPTVVLSPCAACKILRRRCADGCVLAPYFPPTEPAKFTTAHRVFGASNIIKLLQDLPESARADAVSSMVYEAEARLRDPVYGCAGAVCRLQKQANELKVQLARAQADLLNAQAQHANLLALVCVEMANRRDSHQNQHQHPSPPLMDGGGGGHFVGAAAYHAFYDSDLDSATWPDHEAQLWT; translated from the exons ATGGACTACGGCAGCGGGAGCACCGGCACGGGCAACacgatggcgccgccgccgcagcagtatagcagctgcagctccgtgtcgccgccgtcgcgggtgtcgtcgtgctcgccgccgcctgctccccaCGCCGCGCAGGTGGTGGTGGGCAACGCGCCGCCGACCGTGGTGCTGAGCCCGTGCGCGGCGTGCAAGATCCTCCGCCGACGCTGCGCCGACGGCTGCGTGCTGGCTCCCTACTTCCCGCCGACCGAGCCGGCCAAGTTCACCACCGCGCACCGCGTCTTCGGCGCCAGCAACATCATCAAGCTCCTCCAG GACCTGCCGGAGAGCGCGCGCGCGGACGCGGTGAGCAGCATGGTGtacgaggcggaggcgcggctgcGGGACCCCGTGTACGGGTGCGCGGGGGCGGTGTGCCGGCTGCAGAAGCAGGCCAACGAGCTCAAGGTGCAGCTGGCGCGGGCGCAGGCCGACCTGCTCAACGCGCAGGCGCAGCACGCCAACCTGCTCGCGCTCGTCTGCGTCGAGATGGCCAACCGCCGCGACAGCCACCAGAACCAGCACCAgcacccgtcgccgccgctgatggacggcggcggcggcggccacttcgtcggcgcggcggcgtacCACGCGTTTTACGACTCGGACCTGGACTCGGCGACGTGGCCGGATCACGAAGCCCAGCTCTGGACCTGA
- the LOC120652743 gene encoding phosphatidylinositol transfer protein 2-like isoform X1: MVQIKEFRIVMPMSMEEYEIGLSYTIMKMEQENTNSKEGVEVLQQVPFEDEKLGKGQLTSKVYHLQSKIPSWMKGFAPATALTVHEDSWCAFPKSRTVIKCPLFSKCSLTIDTISRPDNGCSENAHNLNSEQLAAREVEIIDIASISRDYWSKVISAPNVDLTAFKSQRTERGPLQKGWMDSCRPVMTTYKLVTMDAPIWGFGERLEDCIIAGERALFLACHRLCFAWIDEWYGMTVEQIREMERQTDMLLKKTLKKPGKAGSKHEGKRKTLKDEIAVVGSCT, translated from the exons atggttcagatcaaGGAATT TCGGATCGTCATGCCTATGTCCATGGAAGAG TATGAAATAGGCCTCAGCTACACCATCATGAAGATGGAGCAGGAAAACACAAACAGCAAGGAGGGTGTAGAAGTACTGCAGCAGGTCCCATTTGAGGATGAGAAGCTTGGCAAGGGCCAACTCACCTCAAAAGTCTATCATCTGCAGAG CAAAATTCCATCCTGGATGAAGGGCTTTGCTCCTGCCACTGCTCTCACGGTGCACGAGGATTCTTGGTGTGCGTTTCCAAAGAGCAGAACAG TGATCAAG TGCCCACTTTTCAGCAAATGCTCATTGACCATCGACACCATAAGCAGACCCGACAACGGTTGTTCCGAAAAT GCGCATAATCTGAACAGCGAGCAGTTAGCTGCAAGAGAAGTTGAGATCATCGACATAGCATCTATATCCCGAGATTACTGGAGCAAGGTGATCAGTGCTCCAAATGTCGACCTGACAGCCTTCAAGTCTCAAAGAACAGAGCGAGGCCCTCTTCAGAAGGGATGGATG GATTCATGTCGTCCAGTCATGACCACATACAAGCTGGTGACCATGGATGCCCCAATCTGGGGCTTCGGCGAACGGCTCGAAGACTGCATCATTGCG GGAGAGAGGGCGCTGTTCTTGGCGTGCCACCGGCTGTGCTTCGCGTGGATCGACGAGTGGTACGGCATGACCGTGGAGCAGATACGGGAGATGGAGCGGCAGACGGACATGCTGCTGAAGAAG ACGCTGAAAAAGCCTGGGAAGGCCGGGAGCAAGCACGAGGGCAAGAGGAAGACGCTCAAAGACGAGATCGCGGTGGTGGGGAGCTGCACGTAG
- the LOC120652737 gene encoding uncharacterized protein LOC120652737: MSAASTLMWHEDLATLVGDTGAHLHGAGGEAPAAAANVAAAGAGWYGEEEEGRAEEGWAQQAKGFAESTAEMLRELGRGLWDVAAQSLAGAEDSELARRLRKRAAATGERLSFMNEYLPEERDPVRCWLIVAAVAFVTLLVLGVGSGDEIPVELPKKLIISPPSANRIQLPDGRHLAYEEQGVSADRARFSLIAPHSFLSSRLAGIPGISASLLEEFGARLVTYDLPGFGESDLHPGRNLNSSALDMLHLADALGIPDKFWVVGYSGGGMHAWSALRYIPDRVAGAAMFAPMANPYDSKMTKDERHKTWDRWSTKRKLMHILARRFPSLLPLFYRRSFLSGKQGQPESWLSLSLGKKDKTLLEGPEFNAFWERNVAESVRQGDARPFVEEAVLQVSDWGFSLSDIQMQKKEDRSFFELIKSLFNQVEREWVGFLGPIHIWQGMDDRVVSPSVAEFIRRVVPGATVHKLLDEGHFSYFCFCDECHRQIFSTLFGIPQGPINPAPLPSDVASELAEETTEETTAPDNLTEEEQGKSSLA, encoded by the exons atgTCGGCGGCGTCGACGTTGATGTGGCACGAGGACCTGGCCACCCTCGTGGGGGACACGGGCGCCCATCTCCACGGCGCCGGaggggaggcgccggcggcggcggcgaatgttgcggcggccggggccgggtggtacggcgaggaggaagaggggagggcggaggaggggtgGGCGCAGCAGGCGAAGGGGTTCGCGGAGTCGACGGCGGAGATGCTgcgggagctgggccgcgggctgTGGGACGTCGCCGCGCagagcctcgccggcgccgaggacAGCGAGCTCGCGCGGCGGCTCAGGAagcgggcggcggccacgggGGAGCGCCTCAGCTTCATGAACGAGTACCTCCCCGAGGAGCGCGACCCCGTGAGGTGTTGGCTCATCGTCGCCGCAGTTGCATTCGTCACGCTCCTAG TTTTAGGTGTTGGGAGTGGTGATGAAATTCCGGTTGAGCTTCCAAAGAAACTTATCATCAGCCCCCCAAGTGCGAATAGAATCCAACTTCCTGATGGACGCCATCTAGCTTATGAAGAACAAGGAGTCTCAGCTGATAGGGCAAGATTTTCACTGATTGCTCCTCATTCTTTTCTTTCATCAAGGCTGGCAG GAATCCCTGGAATCAGTGCATCCCTTCTGGAAGAATTTGGGGCACGACTTGTGACCTATGATCTTCCTGGTTTTGGTGAAAGTGATCTGCACCCAGGCCGAAATCTGAATTCTTCTGCCCTGGACATGCTCCATCTGGCTGATGCTCTTGGTATTCCGGACAAGTTCTGGGTTGTGGGCTATTCTGGTGGTGGCATGCATGCTTGGAGTGCTCTTCGTTACATTCCTGATAGAGTTGCTG GTGCAGCAATGTTTGCACCTATGGCAAATCCATATGACTCCAAGATGACCAAAGATGAGAGGCATAAAACATGGGATAGATGGTCAACAAAACGGAAACTTATGCACATTTTAGCTCGGAGGTTTCCATCACTACTGCCCCTCTTCTATCGCCGAAGCTTTCTTTCTGGCAAGCAAGGACAGCCAGAGAGTTGGTTGTCACTGTCATTGGGGAAGAAG GACAAAACTTTACTGGAAGGTCCTGAGTTCAATGCATTCTGGGAAAGGAATGTTGCAGAGTCTGTGCGCCAGGGAGATGCGCGACCATTTGTAGAGGAAGCTGTGTTGCAAGTATCCGACTGGGGTTTCAGCTTGTCCGACATTCAAATGCAGAAGAAAGAGGATCGAAGCTTTTTTGAACTCATCAAGTCTCTGTTCAATCAAGTTGAACGAGAGTGGGTTGGATTTCTGGGCCCAATACATATCTGGCAG GGAATGGATGACCGAGTGGTCTCACCGTCAGTGGCTGAATTTATCCGTCGGGTGGTTCCAGGAGCTACGGTGCACAAGCTTCTTGATGAAGGCCACTTCTCGTATTTCTGCTTCTGCGACGAGTGCCACAGGCAGATATTCTCCACACTCTTCGGCATCCCCCAGGGCCCTATCAACCCTGCGCCACTACCCAGCGATGTGGCTTCAGAGCTTGCCGAAGAAACAACAGAAGAAACAACAGCACCGGACAATCTTACAGAGGAGGAACAAGGAAAATCAAGCCTGGCCTGA
- the LOC120652742 gene encoding probable glucuronosyltransferase Os03g0287800: protein MGSSADHGGAGGRGKKQGSQLWKKALLHSCLCFVMGFFTGFAPSSVSDWTSAAVSAGGVGSSHVVRALQTAAGGAVNRSLLAHGGSVGGAGLLDAATPRPLLVVVTTTESAPAASGERAAALTRMAHTLRLAPPPLLWVVVEAAPDVPATARLLRATGLMYRHLTYKDNFTAADAAAGKERHHQRNVALGHIEHHRLAGVVLFAGLGDVFDLRFFDQLRQISAFGAWPVATMARGERKVVVRGPACSASAVAGWFSRDYGANGTAAATTARPPEVDAHGFAFNSSVLWDPERWGRYPTSEPDKSQDSMKFVQQVVLEDFSKVKGIPSDCSEVMVWHVDSTAPSSSS, encoded by the exons ATGGGGTCGTCGGcggaccacggcggcgccggcgggaggggCAAGAAGCAGGGGTCGCAGCTGTGGAAGAAGGCGCTGCTGCATTCCTGCCTCTGCTTCGTCATGGGCTTCTTCACCGGCTTCGCGCCGTCGTCCGTCTCCGACTGGACGTCCGCGGCGGTCTCGGCGGGCGGGGTGGGCAGCAGCCACGTCGTCCGGGCGCTGCAGACGGCCGCGGGCGGGGCCGTCAACCGGAGCCTGCTGGCGCACGGCGgcagcgtcggcggcgcgggcctGCTCGACGCGGCGACCCCGCGGCCGCTGCTGGTGGTCGTCACGACGACGGAGTCGGCGCCCGCCGCGTCCGGGGAGCGCGCCGCGGCGCTGACGCGGATGGCGCACACGCTgcggctggcgccgccgccgctgctgtgggtggtggtggaggccgcCCCGGACGTGCCGGCCACGGCGCGGCTGCTGCGCGCCACGGGGCTCATGTACCGGCACCTGACGTACaaggacaacttcacggccgccgacgccgccgcgggcaaGGAGCGGCACCACCAGCGGAACGTCGCGCTCGGCCACATCGAGCaccaccgcctcgccggcgtcgtcctCTTCGCCGGCCTCGGCGACGTCTTCGACCTCCGGTTCTTCGACCAGCTCCGCCAGATCAG CGCGTTCGGCGCGTGGCCGGTGGCGACGATGGCGCGAGGCGAGCGGAAGGTCGTGGTCCGGGGCCCCGCGTGCAGCGCGTCCGCGGTCGCCGGCTGGTTCTCCCGGGACTACGGCGCcaacggcacggcggcggccacgacggCGAGGCCCCCCGAGGTGGACGCCCACGGCTTCGCCTTCAACAGCTCCGTGCTCTGGGACCCCGAGCGCTGGGGCCGCTACCCGACCTCCGAGCCCGACAAGTCCCAG GACTCGATGAAGTTCGTCCAGCAAGTGGTTCTGGAAGATTTTAGCAAGGTGAAGGGCATTCCTTCCGATTGTTCAGAGGTCATGGTATGGCATGTCGATTCGACggccccttcttcctcttcttag
- the LOC120652743 gene encoding phosphatidylinositol transfer protein 2-like isoform X2, which yields MPMSMEEYEIGLSYTIMKMEQENTNSKEGVEVLQQVPFEDEKLGKGQLTSKVYHLQSKIPSWMKGFAPATALTVHEDSWCAFPKSRTVIKCPLFSKCSLTIDTISRPDNGCSENAHNLNSEQLAAREVEIIDIASISRDYWSKVISAPNVDLTAFKSQRTERGPLQKGWMDSCRPVMTTYKLVTMDAPIWGFGERLEDCIIAGERALFLACHRLCFAWIDEWYGMTVEQIREMERQTDMLLKKTLKKPGKAGSKHEGKRKTLKDEIAVVGSCT from the exons ATGCCTATGTCCATGGAAGAG TATGAAATAGGCCTCAGCTACACCATCATGAAGATGGAGCAGGAAAACACAAACAGCAAGGAGGGTGTAGAAGTACTGCAGCAGGTCCCATTTGAGGATGAGAAGCTTGGCAAGGGCCAACTCACCTCAAAAGTCTATCATCTGCAGAG CAAAATTCCATCCTGGATGAAGGGCTTTGCTCCTGCCACTGCTCTCACGGTGCACGAGGATTCTTGGTGTGCGTTTCCAAAGAGCAGAACAG TGATCAAG TGCCCACTTTTCAGCAAATGCTCATTGACCATCGACACCATAAGCAGACCCGACAACGGTTGTTCCGAAAAT GCGCATAATCTGAACAGCGAGCAGTTAGCTGCAAGAGAAGTTGAGATCATCGACATAGCATCTATATCCCGAGATTACTGGAGCAAGGTGATCAGTGCTCCAAATGTCGACCTGACAGCCTTCAAGTCTCAAAGAACAGAGCGAGGCCCTCTTCAGAAGGGATGGATG GATTCATGTCGTCCAGTCATGACCACATACAAGCTGGTGACCATGGATGCCCCAATCTGGGGCTTCGGCGAACGGCTCGAAGACTGCATCATTGCG GGAGAGAGGGCGCTGTTCTTGGCGTGCCACCGGCTGTGCTTCGCGTGGATCGACGAGTGGTACGGCATGACCGTGGAGCAGATACGGGAGATGGAGCGGCAGACGGACATGCTGCTGAAGAAG ACGCTGAAAAAGCCTGGGAAGGCCGGGAGCAAGCACGAGGGCAAGAGGAAGACGCTCAAAGACGAGATCGCGGTGGTGGGGAGCTGCACGTAG